Part of the Paludisphaera borealis genome, ATGGCGGCTGGCTCGGCAAGGTCTACGATCCATTCCGGATCGACGGCGACCCCAACGCGCCCGATTTCCGCGTGCCGGGGCTCGGCCTGCCCGACGGCGTCTCGCTCGGACGGCTCGACGAGCGGCGGGCGCTGCTGGCGAGCTCGAACGATGCGCTCGACCTCCCCGCGTGGGACTCCTACCAGGCCCGGGCGCTCGACGCGTTGGGCTCGGCCGAGGCGCAGGGCGCGTTCCGCATCGACGGCGAGGCCCCGCGAATCCGCGAGATGTACGGTCGGAACATCCACGGACAATGCCTGCTGATGGCCCGTCGCCTGGTCGAATCCGGCGTCCGGCTCGTCACGGTCAACTGGCACAACGACGGCCAGAACTTCTGGGACACGCACGGCGACAACTTCAACCGTCTCAAAAACGATCTGATGCCACCGGCTGATCGCGGCTTCTCGGCCCTTCTGGACGACCTGCACGCGCGGGGGCTGCTCGACGAGACCCTGGTCGTCTGGGTCGGCGAGTTCGGTCGAGCCCCGAAGATCACCGCCGCCAATGCGGGGCGCGAGCACTGGCCGCGCTGTTATTCGGCCGCCCTGGCCGGCGCGGGAATCGGCGGCGGCCAGATCTGGGGTACCTCCGATCGCTGGGGTGCCTACCCGGCGCGCGACCCGGCCAGCCCCGACGACCTCGGCGCCACGATCCTCCACTCCCTGGGCGTCGATCCGGCCAGCGAGATCCCCGACACCTTCGGCCGACCGATGCGGATCAACACCGGCGCGGCCTTGACGAGCCTGTTCGCCTGACCGATCCTTGGCGAGTGCGGCCGAGCGTCACGCCGCTTTCGGTCGATCTTCAACTCGAGCACGGGAACGCGGATCATGCAGCTCGGCACCGTCACGTACAACATCGCCAAGGATTGGGACCTCCCGACGATCATCAAGACGCTCGGGACGCTCGGTTACGAGGGGGTCGAGCTGCGGACGACTCACGCGCACGGCGTCGAGGTCGGGCTGAACGCCGGGCAGCGGGCCGAGGTTCGCAAGCGGTTCGAGGATTCGCCGGTGCAGCTCGCGGGGCTCGGCAGCGCGTTCGAGTATCAGGCGGCCGACCCGGCCGTGGTTCGCAAGAACGTCGAGGGGACCAAGGAATACGTCCTCCTCGCCCACGACGTCGGCTCGCCCGGGGTGAAGGTCCGGCCCAACGGGATACCCGCCGGGGCGAACCTCGATCAGACGCTGCGGCAGATCGGCCGGGCGCTTCACGAGGTCGGCGAGCACGCCTCCGGCTTCGGCGTCGAGATCCGGGTCGAGGTGCACGGCGCGGTCACGTCCGAGCTTCGCAACCTCGCCAAGATCATCGGGTACGCCGACCATCCCAACGTCTACGTATGCTGGAACTCGAATCCGTCCGACGTGGTCGACGGCTCGATCAAGGAGACGTTCGCGCTGGTGGCGCCCAAGATTCGCGAAGTCCACCTCCGCGATCTCTTCGACGCCCAGTACCCCTGGCGCGAGCTGTTCGCCCTCCTCGCCGGTCAGCAGTACGACGGCTTCACGCTCGCCGAGATCCCCGAAAGTCGCGATCCCGAGCGCGTCTTGCGCTACTTTCGCGCTCTCTGGACCGCGTACCAGCCGAAGGCCGAGGCCGACGGCCGCTGAGGCGTCGAGTCATTTCGCCCGGGACCGGATCAGTCGGGCGATGAACCGGGCTTCGCAGTCGTGAATCTGGGGCCAGATCTGGAGGATGCCGGTCGTCGACGCTTCTTCGAGCGGGTTCGGGAACGGGTCGAGCTGGAACTCGGGATGGTCCGCGAGAAACTTCGTGACCAGCCCCTGGGTTTCACAGAGCGTGGCCGTGGCGACGGTGTAGACGATGACGCCTCCCGGTCGAACGGCCGTGGCCGCCAGTTCGAGAAGCTGGCGCTGGCGCTCCACGAATAGGGCGAGCTGCGGCTTGCGGACGATCCAACGGACCTCGGGGTGACGCCGCCAGACGCCGACGCCCGAACAAGGAGCGTCGAGCAGCACGCCGTCGTAGGTGCCCGACTTGCCGGGCGCGTACTTGCCGTCCCAGACTTTCGCCGCGACGTTGCGGAAGGGGCTCTTGCGCAGCCGCAGCGCGGCCGCGTGACGGGCGGCGTCGTGGTCGAAGGTGGCGATGACCGCCCCCTTGTTCGCCATCTCGGCGCCGAGGTCCAGCGCGTGCAGCCCGGTGCCGCCGCAGGCGACCCACCAGCGCTCGCCGGGGTCGGGATCGCAGACCTTGGCCACGGCCTGCGAAGCGAGGTCTTCGACGACCACGAAGCCCTGATTGACGGGTTCCAGCGATCCC contains:
- a CDS encoding DUF1501 domain-containing protein; this translates as MASPSEAFGCGDFRRQNVSRREALRAGALALTGLSLPQLYARGQGAGANGFGRARACILIFQWGGPSHLDTWDPKPDAPAGIRGEFSTIATSTPGLMISEHFPMLAARSHRLAVIRSMTHDDAAHLSTAHRVVTGHLAPRPNSDDAGPSPNDWPHLGALVAKVHPRSGAIPDSVTMPWTVAHPAAPGGKAPGQHGGWLGKVYDPFRIDGDPNAPDFRVPGLGLPDGVSLGRLDERRALLASSNDALDLPAWDSYQARALDALGSAEAQGAFRIDGEAPRIREMYGRNIHGQCLLMARRLVESGVRLVTVNWHNDGQNFWDTHGDNFNRLKNDLMPPADRGFSALLDDLHARGLLDETLVVWVGEFGRAPKITAANAGREHWPRCYSAALAGAGIGGGQIWGTSDRWGAYPARDPASPDDLGATILHSLGVDPASEIPDTFGRPMRINTGAALTSLFA
- a CDS encoding sugar phosphate isomerase/epimerase family protein — translated: MQLGTVTYNIAKDWDLPTIIKTLGTLGYEGVELRTTHAHGVEVGLNAGQRAEVRKRFEDSPVQLAGLGSAFEYQAADPAVVRKNVEGTKEYVLLAHDVGSPGVKVRPNGIPAGANLDQTLRQIGRALHEVGEHASGFGVEIRVEVHGAVTSELRNLAKIIGYADHPNVYVCWNSNPSDVVDGSIKETFALVAPKIREVHLRDLFDAQYPWRELFALLAGQQYDGFTLAEIPESRDPERVLRYFRALWTAYQPKAEADGR